Within the Thermostichus lividus PCC 6715 genome, the region GCTTTTCAACACTAGCCAATTCGATACGCTCAACATCCTGCCATTGCTTGCAGTGGTTTAGGCTTGCCGCCAAAGCGGTAGTGACTTACTTGCCGGGATTTCTCCGTACTAGGATGTTTCTTCGCGTAGTTGATACGCCTACTTTCCACGTCTCTAGTTTAACACATAGAGAGGGCTAAAGCCCCCTGAGTTGGCTGTATCCCCTCGCTAAAGCGGAGGGGTTTTAGCCCGCCCACATCACTACTATAAAGATGAGGCGATCGCCTACCATATAGCCCCTAGGGTGCAGAAACTGGTGTCAAGGATAGAGAATCGGTGACCGGTGCGTGGGTGGTATTTTGATAGCTCGGTCCCAGCAAGGTGGCCACCGTTAACACTTGGGGAGGGGTGGCATCGGGAGGATAGAGCAAATCGACGCTAACATTTCGTTTTTCGCCTGGGCGCATATTTAAGGTCACCAGCGGTTCGCCCCGCTGCCCCCGCCGCTGCACCAAATGGACATAGCGTTCTTGGGGCTGCCCCACATCATCCGTAAAACGCACCCGCACTGTTCCGCGGAAAAACACTTGGGGAGCGGGCGGCTCTAGGAACTGCAGGCTCACCGTACGGTGATCCTGCTTGAGGGGGGTTTGCAGCGTTACGACAACCGACTGAAAACTGCGGCTATCATTCAGCAAGGGCAGTGTCAAACTATAGTGCACACCATAGTTACCGTGAGCATAGTAAGCTGTATCGGGATAGCGCGCCAACATTGGTGCACTTTGGATTTGCCCGGTGCCAAGGGTGCCTCGATGGAGGGTACTAATACCGTAGGAAATCGCCCGACCGGGTGCTGGAATGGTTAGCGCCGTCCCTTGACCGTGTTCATCGGTCAGGCTAGCTTTCCACTGCGACCCTCGACTGATGCCTGCTACGCGGCCATAGAAAAAGCGGGGGGACGTGCTATTGGGAGGCGTGGGGGGAATATCTCGGGGGGTTACCAGTTGTCCACGATGGAGCATTGTCCACCACTCTTCAAGGGTTGGTGCTCGCTCCGTACCATGTTCACTCATACGGGCAAACATCGACATTTTGGCAAGGTAGATTGGCCCGTTGCTTTGCAAATGCATGAGGGTTGAGCGACCATTGGAGGACGAGACCTCACCAAACGGACTAACATCGGTAATCAAGGGCATCATCGGGCCAACGGTACCGTCTTGGTTGATCATAAACTCAGCACGGGCGCGGTTAATGACCGCATTAGGAAACTGGGTTGGCAGGGGCAACGGTAAATTACTCAGCATTCGTGCT harbors:
- a CDS encoding DUF3370 domain-containing protein, with the protein product MLAPILLAQAALPTPPQQVPVVVQEHSVQSSIIVQANAAPVGAQAPRVSTPPTPAATAYVTPTNFAYFPQDIRPLPGHLDNIPVFNSNSPEMVRSEGILLSTFPPQGKWQPAAHLNYPIQGRFDVFAHHITQSNRAVSTPTIYLGLLAYNPSDRPVTVTFYQAASFLSTPDAPFRSLPAIVDNPIGYVFSGPGSRVTNQVLRGVRQTFFPSQVVIPAREARMLSNLPLPLPTQFPNAVINRARAEFMINQDGTVGPMMPLITDVSPFGEVSSSNGRSTLMHLQSNGPIYLAKMSMFARMSEHGTERAPTLEEWWTMLHRGQLVTPRDIPPTPPNSTSPRFFYGRVAGISRGSQWKASLTDEHGQGTALTIPAPGRAISYGISTLHRGTLGTGQIQSAPMLARYPDTAYYAHGNYGVHYSLTLPLLNDSRSFQSVVVTLQTPLKQDHRTVSLQFLEPPAPQVFFRGTVRVRFTDDVGQPQERYVHLVQRRGQRGEPLVTLNMRPGEKRNVSVDLLYPPDATPPQVLTVATLLGPSYQNTTHAPVTDSLSLTPVSAP